The nucleotide window GCAATAATTAAACATCTTCTGAATGCTGTGTTATTCTGAAATGAGGATTACTTATCTTGATAACTCATCTAAATTTAGATAAGATATGCCCTTAAAATGATGGAAATATTGACGTTTGAGCAGTCAGAAAAGTCTATCCGACTTAACATTCAATACAATTTGAAATAACCCTCTTCCTGAATACATAAGCATATTATTACATTTATCCATAGTTGAAATTTCCTGTGATTATCAAGACCGTTTTCCATCTCACCTGGTCCTTGTTGACGGTGTAGACAGGATTTGAGACACTATTCCATTTCTGAAGCAATTATTTAGTATTTTAACAGTAAAATAATCATACCCTTCTTGAGGGCAGTTGGGAGTCCCAACTGCCTCAACTGTGGCTCCATGGAGTGGGGGAACTGTTCCAGAGGCCCTTCGTCCAGTTTCACAGACATCCTGGCAGGGTTGCCGGCCCGTGCGTAATCCACATCCTTGAACTGGCGGAAATACCTGTAGAGTGCCAGGACCATCATTTAAGGAAATGCATGTATATCGCTAAAAACTCAAAAGGGTCTTCCATGATGTAGGTCAGTTAGATTGCAATTGTACTTACTCTTGTACCTCATCCTTAGTTTTATTTGAGAACAACACACCCACTTCTCCTTTTAGGAGCTTGCTAACCTATCAATTGCAAAATACACACAGATTAAGAATTAGGTCATTGTGCAAGTAGTTTACTTTGTTACAGAGACAGCCTTGATGCCTACCTTGTGCAAATTATCTTTGTATTCGTCTGTTCGTCCTTTTCCCAAGGCAACCATCATAACTTTGTTTTTGCCAAAGAAGAACCTGTAAAAAGGAGAAATGTAGGTAAACTGAACGTTATGACACCTTTTGATTTTCAAAACATAGGTGGGTAGAAGTGTCCATACCTGCTGTGTTTCCAGGCTGTCCTTATGTCTTTTAGTTTGTTATTCCTCATATTGGCGACcgaaaatataaacaaattctGGTATACGTCGACGCATTTCCGCACCTAGATCAAATGCGTGAACAAAAGACACATGAGACGGGTGACGGATTGAATTCGAGGTTCTGCTCACTGTTACACATGTATTATTTTAGGACTCACCTCCTCTATCAAGTTCTGTTTGCTTTCCAAACCCTTCTTGGTCGTTTTCGTCAGTGAAACTGTTTTAATGATGAAGAAACAATTATAAATACACTTATAGGTGTATACATAACAATACAGGTCCTAATTGTTTCTAATAACCAAATAGCAAAATGTGAATGTTTTCCCGAATCCGGCTAAGCTAGCGCTAGCCTGTATCGTTGCTTtctgttaaaaataaatgtaaggcTAAACCATTTGTCTAAATGACACCGTTTAATACAGGTCTATCGTCGAACACATCAAACATGTAAATACATATGTAGAAAAGATCATTTACCTTTCTTGTCCCTCTTTGACTTCGGCATGGTTAAAACTCACGTTGTCAGGAAGAGTTTACAACACGTGAAAGGAAGAAGGACCCCAGATGTTTGGTGTGTTAAAGCTGACCATGTGGTGCCTGACCAAAAAACCAAGACCAAAAATGCTTTGTTTATGCGTCTTGGTGGTCCAAGAGAcagataaaaaaattataaattagTAAACATAAGTTTATTGCCAGTTCATCCCACTCATTTGAATATGAATCCTAAAAATGAGCAATAACGACAATAAGAGAATACACATTTAAACACGGTAACCATACCTAAAATATGAATATCTATGTATcgacaaaaaataacaaatcaaTTACCAGGTTATATAAAAAACATAATACTATATAAATTGTATACAAAGTTAAATTGAGATAAACGAAGTATATTTAGATCATTCTAATGCACTTGACTTCGCCTATTGTATGAATAATTTACAAAGAAAAAAGTTGTCTTTAGTACCTGCTAAAGTTGGGAATTCCATGTACTTCGAAATATTTATATCGATACTTTTCATCAGATCTAGGCAGTAATCACAATACAATGTATTTTGGTATTATAACAGttgtatttttatgtaggcGATTATATATTATGATTATGGTTACTGTTATTATGGCAACTATTATTATCATCAAATTAAGCCTTTGTTGATCAAGATAACAACCGTTTCGCTGTCGTGCAACGCGACAGTTTGTTCGCATTGAGGGGAAAAAACGGattgtgcgcgtgcgcgtgcgagTGTCCGGGAGAGGGCGCGATAGAAAGATACAGAAAAGATGTGGGTTGGTTATAGAGCCTAGTTTAGCATTTGCAACATGATCCAGACACGCCACGAAGAGGCAGGTCTTGGCGGTCCGAGAGTCTACATTTACATCAAGCTACTGGGGATGGACTGACTAGAGTCCCACTAATAGCGCTGGTTAGAGAAGGGAAGGTGCCCGCTCCCTGGACTCCTCCTCGGGACACACACAGCGTCAGCCCCGCACCTGACAAAGCAGAGGGAAATGCAGCGATGATGGAGACTGCTGTTTCTTATTGCGGTCTGCGTCACATCAGTTGCCAAACCAGATGATACGGCCGACGTAGTGGACGGACCAAAGTCAACACTGTATTCGTTGCTATACCTATACGGGATACATGAGGCTGTACTACTCAGAGATGATCGAGAAGGGAGCGGAATGCTTACTTCACCTTCACTTTTTCTGTCAGTGTCATTTCCCAGCACCTGCGTGCGTATAAGGAGGAACTCGCCCGGCGTCTGGATCGTGGAAGATATGCATGGATAACTGGATAAAGGCTAGGCACTTGGTTTTgagaga belongs to Gadus morhua chromosome 13, gadMor3.0, whole genome shotgun sequence and includes:
- the mrto4 gene encoding mRNA turnover protein 4 homolog, whose translation is MPKSKRDKKVSLTKTTKKGLESKQNLIEEVRKCVDVYQNLFIFSVANMRNNKLKDIRTAWKHSRFFFGKNKVMMVALGKGRTDEYKDNLHKVSKLLKGEVGVLFSNKTKDEVQEYFRQFKDVDYARAGNPARMSVKLDEGPLEQFPHSMEPQLRQLGLPTALKKGVVTLLKDHPVCKEGDMLTPEQARILKLFGFEMAVFKVQIKCMWNTEVGEFEIFAEEEEDSIEDEAVKQV